The Microbacterium limosum genome contains a region encoding:
- a CDS encoding prepilin peptidase, protein MTAFIVFILAFAGLFGLVIGSFLNVVAYRVPAGIPLTRESRCPRCEAPVRPWQNVPVLSWLALRGRCASCRTPISARYPLVEAMTGVAFVAVTWLALYAAPAPASGPAPGALVLAAYLWFAAASVVLTLTDLDRQLLPRAIVLPSAVAVLALFTSAWFAGAPVENLLRALAGGVILYVIYALLRVIRPDGMGGGDVRLAGLVGVCLGWIGWGALAVGGFAAFALGGVVGLALVAIKRAGRRTAIPFGPWMLAGAWVGIVAGEQIARAYIDWAIPA, encoded by the coding sequence ATGACGGCATTCATCGTCTTCATCCTCGCCTTCGCGGGGCTCTTCGGCCTGGTCATCGGCTCGTTCCTCAACGTCGTCGCCTACCGCGTGCCCGCCGGCATCCCCCTCACCCGTGAGAGCCGCTGCCCTCGATGCGAAGCACCGGTGCGCCCGTGGCAGAACGTGCCGGTGCTATCGTGGCTGGCCCTGCGGGGCCGGTGCGCGTCGTGCCGCACGCCGATCTCGGCGCGGTACCCGCTCGTCGAGGCGATGACCGGCGTCGCCTTCGTCGCCGTCACGTGGCTGGCGCTGTACGCCGCTCCCGCGCCGGCCAGCGGCCCGGCGCCCGGCGCGCTCGTCCTCGCCGCCTATCTGTGGTTCGCCGCCGCGAGCGTCGTGCTGACCCTCACCGACCTCGACCGCCAGCTGCTGCCGCGCGCGATCGTGCTGCCGAGCGCGGTCGCCGTGCTGGCGCTGTTCACCTCCGCCTGGTTCGCCGGCGCGCCGGTCGAGAACCTGCTGCGCGCGCTCGCGGGCGGTGTCATCCTCTACGTCATCTACGCGCTGCTGCGTGTCATCCGCCCCGACGGCATGGGCGGCGGAGACGTGCGCCTCGCCGGACTCGTGGGCGTCTGCCTTGGCTGGATCGGATGGGGCGCCCTCGCGGTCGGCGGGTTCGCCGCGTTCGCGCTCGGCGGTGTCGTCGGCCTCGCCCTGGTCGCGATCAAGCGGGCGGGTCGGCGCACCGCCATCCCGTTCGGCCCGTGGATGCTGGCGGGCGCGTGGGTGGGCATCGTTGCGGGCGAGCAGATCGCCCGCGCGTACATCGACTGGGCGATTCCCGCCTGA
- a CDS encoding type IV pilus twitching motility protein PilT produces MTPTLDPILHAAASARASDVHLTAGAPAQLRIDGDLAPVPGFTEPLPAAWLEAAVEGILTPDQRADFAAHGEVDLSYTAPDLGRFRVNVFRQVGQTAVALRFINTRVSTLAELGAPAICGDLALRPRGLVLVTGPTGSGKSTTLTAMVDIINSTLPAHVITIEDPIEFQHTSKRSLVHQREIGTDTASFAEALRRILRQDPDVILIGELRDQESIHTALSAAETGHLVLSTLHTQGAAKSINRIVDVFPSHQQDQIRTQLGDTLQGIISQSLLPLAQRAGRTIATEVLVNTPAVANLIREGQVGQLYSAMQAGSALGMHTLDQDLRRLVEAGTVSLAVAKSYAADPKSLDDVRVRPAELDADAWSMHGGERQLSGWSQ; encoded by the coding sequence ATGACCCCCACCCTCGACCCGATCCTGCACGCCGCGGCATCCGCCCGCGCGTCCGACGTGCACCTCACGGCCGGCGCGCCGGCGCAGCTGCGCATCGACGGCGACCTCGCCCCCGTGCCGGGGTTCACGGAGCCGTTGCCGGCCGCGTGGCTCGAGGCGGCCGTCGAGGGAATCCTCACGCCTGACCAGCGCGCCGACTTCGCCGCGCACGGCGAGGTCGACCTCTCCTATACGGCGCCGGATCTCGGGCGCTTCCGCGTCAACGTCTTCCGCCAGGTGGGGCAGACCGCCGTCGCGCTGCGCTTCATCAACACCCGCGTCTCGACGCTTGCCGAGCTCGGCGCTCCGGCCATCTGCGGCGACCTCGCGCTGCGGCCCCGAGGCCTCGTGCTCGTCACGGGCCCCACCGGCTCGGGGAAGTCGACGACGCTCACGGCGATGGTCGACATCATCAACTCGACGCTGCCCGCGCACGTCATCACGATCGAGGACCCGATCGAGTTCCAGCACACGAGCAAGCGCTCGCTCGTCCACCAGCGCGAGATCGGCACCGACACGGCCTCGTTCGCCGAAGCGCTGCGGCGCATCCTGCGTCAGGACCCCGACGTGATCCTCATCGGTGAGCTGCGCGACCAGGAATCCATCCACACCGCGCTCTCGGCCGCCGAGACCGGCCACCTCGTGCTCTCCACGCTGCACACGCAGGGCGCGGCGAAGAGCATCAACCGCATCGTGGACGTCTTCCCCTCGCACCAGCAGGATCAGATCCGCACGCAGCTGGGCGACACGCTGCAGGGGATCATCAGTCAGAGCCTCCTGCCCCTCGCGCAGCGCGCCGGCCGCACGATAGCGACCGAGGTGCTCGTGAACACGCCCGCCGTCGCCAACCTCATCCGCGAGGGGCAGGTGGGGCAGCTCTACTCGGCCATGCAGGCGGGATCGGCCCTCGGGATGCACACCCTCGATCAGGATCTGCGCCGCCTCGTCGAGGCCGGAACCGTCTCCCTCGCCGTGGCGAAGAGCTATGCGGCCGATCCCAAGAGCCTCGACGACGTGCGCGTGCGACCCGCGGAGCTCGACGCCGATGCGTGGTCGATGCACGGGGGCGAGCGGCAGCTCTCCGGCTGGAGCCAGTGA
- the pilM gene encoding type IV pilus biogenesis protein PilM has product MAKTRIALEITEESVRAVEVSTGRTPAVVAAAEVPLPPGAARDSEVLDPDAVAVAVKQLWSRGGFRARRVVLAIASRRILVREHVAPAMKPEHLRQALPFQVQDLLPVPVAQAVLDFYPTLEHDGKIHGLLVAAVAETVETLIRTLAKARLKVDVVDLAPFGLARAAQKLAPTDCVAMVHLGDHTSCVVIVDAGVPRFVRIIPATLPTAVVRGRTDAARAGAGDPSVPAPVRELALAGGMSGAADGAPSLDTPSVPTLRARASARAGSLDPVVTEMVARVKDTITFYDERPGAIRPVSGVFVSGAGFAASGMDAALGEAVRVPMLAVTAGELLPGPGAPSEGDLPLDLVPALGVLLREVPAWSRA; this is encoded by the coding sequence GTGGCGAAGACACGCATCGCACTGGAGATCACCGAGGAGAGCGTCCGCGCGGTCGAGGTGAGCACGGGGCGTACCCCCGCGGTCGTGGCGGCCGCCGAGGTGCCGCTGCCGCCGGGCGCCGCGCGCGACTCCGAGGTGCTGGACCCGGATGCCGTGGCCGTCGCGGTCAAGCAGCTCTGGTCGCGCGGGGGATTCCGCGCACGACGCGTCGTGCTCGCGATCGCGAGCCGCCGCATCCTCGTGCGCGAGCACGTCGCGCCCGCCATGAAGCCCGAGCACCTGCGCCAGGCGCTGCCCTTCCAGGTGCAGGACCTTCTGCCCGTTCCCGTCGCGCAGGCCGTGCTCGATTTCTATCCCACGCTGGAGCACGACGGGAAGATCCACGGCCTGCTCGTGGCCGCCGTCGCCGAGACGGTCGAGACCCTCATCCGCACGCTCGCGAAGGCACGCCTTAAGGTCGACGTCGTCGACCTCGCACCCTTCGGCCTCGCCCGGGCCGCGCAGAAGCTCGCCCCGACCGACTGCGTCGCCATGGTGCACCTCGGCGATCACACGAGCTGCGTCGTGATCGTGGATGCCGGCGTGCCGCGCTTCGTGCGCATCATCCCCGCGACGCTGCCGACCGCGGTCGTGCGGGGTCGCACGGACGCGGCCCGCGCGGGCGCCGGCGATCCGTCCGTGCCCGCGCCGGTGCGCGAGCTGGCGCTGGCGGGCGGGATGTCGGGCGCGGCCGACGGCGCCCCGAGTCTCGACACGCCGTCGGTCCCCACCCTGCGCGCACGGGCGTCGGCGCGCGCGGGATCGCTCGACCCCGTCGTGACGGAGATGGTGGCCCGTGTCAAAGACACGATCACGTTCTACGATGAGCGGCCCGGCGCCATCCGCCCGGTCTCCGGCGTCTTCGTCAGCGGCGCGGGATTCGCCGCCTCCGGCATGGACGCGGCGCTCGGCGAGGCCGTGCGCGTGCCGATGCTCGCGGTCACAGCCGGCGAGCTGCTGCCGGGGCCGGGGGCGCCGTCCGAGGGCGATCTGCCGCTCGACCTGGTGCCCGCGCTCGGTGTGCTCCTGAGGGAGGTGCCCGCGTGGTCTCGCGCCTGA
- a CDS encoding prepilin-type N-terminal cleavage/methylation domain-containing protein codes for MRSFVRTYIQAERKRREESGEKGFSLIELIVVVVILGVLAAVAIPVFLNIQQEAERNAISSVAANAASQASATLAQDSTDVPVAADFANLSDAGTYTIEPQGTIVDLDDICIRATKDGQWAQSGPGCTAPLTSWATTTTPTTP; via the coding sequence ATGCGTTCTTTCGTTCGCACCTACATCCAGGCGGAGCGCAAGCGCCGCGAAGAATCCGGCGAGAAGGGCTTCTCGCTCATCGAGCTCATCGTCGTCGTCGTGATCCTCGGCGTCCTCGCCGCCGTCGCGATCCCGGTCTTCCTCAACATCCAGCAGGAGGCGGAGCGCAACGCGATCAGCTCGGTCGCCGCGAACGCCGCAAGCCAGGCATCGGCCACCCTTGCGCAGGATTCCACGGACGTTCCCGTGGCGGCCGACTTCGCGAACCTTTCGGACGCGGGTACGTACACGATCGAACCGCAGGGAACGATCGTTGACCTGGATGACATCTGTATCCGTGCAACCAAGGATGGCCAGTGGGCACAATCCGGCCCCGGCTGCACGGCTCCGCTGACGAGCTGGGCCACGACCACCACGCCCACCACGCCCTAG
- a CDS encoding type II secretion system F family protein, whose protein sequence is MPSIQEFSYRAVDLTGGGVVKGVIEAAGEHAVTAKLRAQGLTPLQVSAVSKTGLNAELQIPGFEKRVKVAELAMFAKQMAGLTNAGLPLMRTLSILIEQTEDKTLQRALVSVHADVESGSSFSAALARHPKVFPPLLISIVRVGETGGFLGQSLASIAKTYAGEAELQNKIRTATTYPMVVLVVALVGVLAMVTFIVPIFEGMFAGMGSELPLPTQLLVTLSKNMMWILPLLGVAAGLGWVWWVRNRTTDRVRRVMDPLKLRMPVFGTLVTKIAVARFARSLSMMLHAGVPLLQALAIVGQASNNWAVERAVHDIQDSVRQGRSFSVPLAKAGVFPPMVAQMVSVGEESGTLADMLASIADVYENEVETATDQLASTIEPVLIVGIGIIIGGMVVSLYMPIFSLYGEMGATG, encoded by the coding sequence ATGCCGAGCATCCAGGAGTTCAGCTACCGGGCCGTCGACCTCACGGGCGGGGGCGTCGTCAAGGGCGTCATCGAGGCCGCCGGCGAGCACGCCGTCACCGCGAAGCTGCGCGCCCAGGGGCTCACGCCGCTGCAGGTCTCCGCCGTGTCGAAGACGGGGCTGAACGCCGAGCTGCAGATCCCCGGCTTCGAGAAGCGCGTCAAGGTCGCCGAGCTGGCGATGTTCGCCAAGCAGATGGCAGGGCTCACCAACGCCGGCCTGCCGCTCATGCGCACCCTGTCGATCCTCATCGAGCAGACCGAGGACAAGACGCTCCAGCGCGCCCTCGTGTCGGTGCATGCGGATGTCGAGTCGGGGTCGTCGTTCTCGGCGGCGCTCGCGCGGCATCCCAAGGTCTTCCCGCCCCTGCTCATCAGCATCGTCCGGGTGGGGGAGACCGGCGGATTCCTCGGGCAGTCGCTCGCGTCGATCGCGAAGACCTACGCGGGGGAGGCGGAGCTGCAGAACAAGATCCGCACGGCGACGACCTACCCGATGGTCGTGCTCGTGGTCGCGCTCGTGGGAGTGCTGGCGATGGTGACGTTCATCGTGCCGATCTTCGAGGGCATGTTCGCGGGGATGGGATCGGAGCTGCCGCTGCCGACGCAGCTGCTCGTGACGCTGTCCAAGAACATGATGTGGATCCTGCCGCTGCTGGGCGTCGCGGCCGGGCTGGGCTGGGTCTGGTGGGTGCGCAACCGCACGACCGATCGGGTGCGGCGCGTCATGGACCCGCTGAAGCTGCGGATGCCGGTGTTCGGCACACTGGTGACGAAGATCGCCGTCGCGCGGTTCGCCCGCAGCCTCTCGATGATGCTGCACGCGGGCGTGCCGCTGCTGCAGGCCCTGGCGATCGTGGGACAGGCATCCAACAACTGGGCCGTCGAGCGCGCGGTTCACGACATCCAGGATTCGGTCCGGCAGGGCCGGTCGTTCTCGGTGCCGCTTGCCAAGGCGGGGGTGTTTCCCCCGATGGTCGCCCAGATGGTGTCCGTCGGGGAGGAGTCGGGAACCCTCGCCGACATGCTCGCGAGCATCGCCGACGTCTACGAGAACGAGGTCGAGACCGCGACCGACCAGCTCGCGTCGACGATCGAACCCGTGCTCATCGTGGGCATCGGCATCATCATCGGCGGCATGGTCGTCTCGCTGTACATGCCGATCTTCAGCCTCTACGGCGAGATGGGCGCCACCGGCTGA
- the pilM gene encoding pilus assembly protein PilM, which translates to MARTLVGLEITQESVRAVEVSTGRTPVMLASGEVRLPRGAARDSEVLDPDAVALALRQLWSRAGITGRRVVLAIGGRRVLVREYTTQAMRPDLLRRALPYQVQDLLPVPAEQAVLDFWPVAEGGGQVTGLLVAAVAETVETIVQTLAKAKLQVVAVDLAAFGLARAAREIAGDQTVAMVHIGDHTTQVVIATGGVPHLVRVLPIDMPTTAVLGAADGVDLDAALERMLETVPAGGDAAPSVRRAPLRPQAPAAIDPAVLDLVDRVRATLGFHAQRPGAPRVSALHLSGAGARIDGLRGALIGALDLPVSEVEVPGILPQRPERRAEAEAGLALVALAGVLRGETR; encoded by the coding sequence ATGGCGAGAACGCTGGTGGGGCTCGAGATCACACAGGAGAGCGTGCGCGCCGTCGAGGTGTCGACCGGTCGCACGCCCGTCATGCTCGCATCGGGCGAGGTGCGTCTGCCGCGGGGGGCGGCGCGGGATTCCGAGGTGCTGGATCCGGATGCCGTCGCGCTCGCGCTGCGGCAGCTGTGGAGCCGCGCGGGCATCACGGGTCGCCGTGTCGTGCTCGCGATCGGCGGCCGTCGCGTGCTCGTGCGCGAGTACACGACGCAGGCGATGCGCCCCGACCTGCTGCGGCGCGCGCTGCCCTATCAGGTGCAGGACCTGCTGCCCGTCCCCGCCGAGCAGGCGGTGCTCGACTTCTGGCCCGTCGCGGAGGGCGGAGGTCAGGTGACGGGCCTGCTGGTGGCCGCCGTCGCCGAGACCGTCGAGACGATCGTCCAGACGCTGGCGAAGGCCAAGCTCCAGGTCGTGGCCGTCGATCTGGCAGCGTTCGGCCTCGCGCGGGCCGCGCGGGAGATCGCCGGGGATCAGACCGTCGCGATGGTGCACATCGGCGATCACACGACGCAGGTCGTCATCGCGACGGGCGGTGTGCCGCATCTCGTCCGGGTGCTCCCGATCGACATGCCGACCACCGCCGTCCTGGGCGCGGCCGACGGGGTCGACCTCGACGCCGCGCTCGAGCGCATGCTCGAGACGGTGCCGGCGGGCGGGGATGCCGCGCCCTCCGTCCGGCGCGCGCCGCTGCGTCCGCAGGCTCCCGCCGCTATCGACCCGGCCGTGCTCGACCTGGTCGACCGCGTGCGGGCGACGCTGGGGTTCCACGCGCAGCGTCCCGGGGCGCCGCGGGTCTCGGCCCTGCACCTGTCGGGGGCGGGTGCCCGCATCGACGGTCTGCGCGGCGCCCTCATCGGTGCCCTCGACCTCCCCGTCTCGGAGGTCGAGGTCCCCGGAATCCTCCCGCAGCGGCCCGAGCGCCGCGCGGAGGCCGAGGCCGGGCTCGCGCTCGTCGCCCTCGCGGGCGTGCTGCGGGGAGAGACCCGATGA
- a CDS encoding type IV pilus twitching motility protein PilT, with translation MDERIDASPLERLLRRAVRAAASDVHLTAGQPPLIRVAGDLAALPGYADPLPAEEVELLITGILTPAQHDDFYAHGEVDLSYTAPGIGRFRVNVFRQLGEIAAALRLVPGRVYGLDELGVPPIVRDLALRPRGLVLVTGPTGSGKSTTLTAMVDIINRTRPAHVVTIEDPIEFVHRSRRSLIHQREIGADTGSFGEALRRVLRQDPDVILIGELRDTESIQAALSAAETGHLVLSTLHTQGAAKSINRIVDAFDSSRQQQVRAQLGDTLQGILSQTLVPRAQDPGLTVATEVLVNTPAVANLIREGQVAQLHSAMQAGQSLGMHTLDQDLARLVGRGEVARHVARATANDPAALDGVHVHPADLDAEAWSLRAGDVRELERWGSRS, from the coding sequence ATGGACGAGAGAATCGACGCGAGCCCGCTGGAGCGGCTGCTCCGGCGCGCGGTGCGAGCCGCGGCATCCGACGTGCACCTGACGGCGGGGCAGCCGCCCCTCATCCGGGTGGCGGGGGATCTCGCCGCCCTGCCCGGATACGCCGATCCGCTGCCCGCGGAAGAGGTGGAGCTGCTGATCACCGGGATCCTCACGCCCGCCCAGCACGACGACTTCTACGCCCACGGCGAGGTCGACCTGTCGTACACGGCGCCCGGGATCGGGCGGTTCCGCGTCAACGTGTTCCGGCAGCTGGGCGAGATCGCGGCGGCGCTGCGACTCGTGCCCGGGCGCGTCTACGGCCTCGACGAGCTCGGGGTGCCGCCCATCGTGCGCGACCTCGCGCTGCGTCCGCGCGGTCTCGTGCTCGTGACGGGCCCGACGGGGTCGGGCAAGTCGACGACGCTGACGGCGATGGTCGACATCATCAACCGCACCCGTCCGGCGCACGTGGTCACGATCGAGGACCCGATCGAGTTCGTGCACCGCAGCCGGCGCTCGCTCATCCATCAGCGGGAGATCGGCGCCGACACCGGCTCGTTCGGCGAGGCGCTGCGGCGCGTGCTGCGGCAGGACCCCGACGTGATCCTCATCGGCGAGCTGCGCGACACCGAGTCGATCCAGGCGGCGCTCTCGGCCGCCGAGACGGGACACCTCGTGCTGTCGACCCTGCACACGCAGGGGGCGGCGAAATCCATCAACAGGATCGTCGATGCGTTCGACTCCTCGCGGCAGCAGCAGGTGCGCGCGCAGCTGGGCGACACGCTGCAGGGGATCCTCAGCCAGACGCTCGTGCCGCGCGCGCAGGACCCGGGGCTGACCGTCGCGACCGAGGTGCTCGTGAACACGCCCGCCGTGGCGAACCTGATCCGCGAGGGGCAGGTCGCGCAGCTGCACTCGGCGATGCAGGCGGGGCAGTCGCTCGGCATGCACACGCTCGATCAGGATCTGGCACGGCTCGTCGGCCGAGGCGAGGTGGCGAGGCACGTCGCGCGGGCGACGGCGAACGATCCCGCGGCCCTCGACGGCGTGCACGTGCACCCGGCCGACCTCGACGCCGAGGCGTGGTCGCTGCGCGCGGGCGACGTGCGCGAGCTCGAACGGTGGGGGAGCAGGTCGTGA
- a CDS encoding type II secretion system F family protein, whose translation MTAVQEYTYRALDNDGGALVKGTLEAASTQAVAAKLRAQGLTALDVEPVRTGGLHREITLPGLRRRVGVRALAVFSAQLSGLVGAGLPLLRALQIMTEQTEDRALRTALVRVHDDVQGGLSLSAAFAREPEAFPPLLVNLVRVGESGGFLGRSLASVAKTYADEAELRDKIRSATTYPVIVLTIALLALLGMVAFIVPIFEGMFEGMGGDLPLPTRVLVTASDNMFWILPVLGVLAVAAAVWWVRAKDTDRVRAVIDPAKLRLPVFGSLATKIAVARFSRSLALMLDAGVPLLQALSVVGGASNNRVVARAVTDIQESVRQGRSFAAPLAASGIFPPMVAQMVSVGEESGTLAEMLGSVADLYEREVATATAQLASTIEPILIVVIGALIGGMVVSLYLPIFGIYDQLGAVG comes from the coding sequence GTGACAGCTGTTCAGGAGTACACGTATCGCGCCCTCGACAACGACGGCGGGGCACTCGTGAAGGGCACCCTCGAGGCCGCCAGCACGCAGGCGGTGGCGGCGAAACTGCGAGCGCAGGGCCTGACCGCCCTCGACGTCGAGCCCGTGCGCACCGGCGGTCTGCATCGCGAGATCACCCTGCCAGGCCTCCGCCGACGCGTCGGGGTGCGGGCGCTCGCCGTGTTCTCCGCCCAGCTCTCGGGGCTCGTCGGGGCGGGGCTGCCGCTGCTGCGCGCCCTGCAGATCATGACCGAGCAGACCGAGGACCGCGCGCTGCGCACCGCGCTCGTGCGGGTGCACGACGACGTGCAGGGCGGCCTGTCGCTCTCGGCGGCGTTCGCGCGAGAGCCCGAGGCCTTCCCGCCCCTGCTCGTTAACCTCGTGAGGGTGGGGGAGAGCGGCGGGTTCCTCGGGCGATCCCTCGCGTCGGTCGCGAAGACCTACGCCGACGAGGCAGAACTGCGCGACAAGATCCGCTCCGCGACGACCTACCCCGTCATCGTGCTCACGATCGCGCTGCTGGCCCTGCTGGGGATGGTGGCCTTCATCGTGCCGATCTTCGAGGGGATGTTCGAGGGCATGGGGGGGGATCTGCCGCTCCCGACGCGCGTGCTCGTAACGGCGAGCGACAACATGTTCTGGATCCTCCCCGTGCTCGGCGTGCTCGCGGTCGCGGCCGCGGTCTGGTGGGTGCGCGCGAAGGACACCGACCGCGTACGGGCCGTCATCGACCCGGCGAAGCTGCGTCTGCCGGTCTTCGGGTCGCTCGCCACCAAGATCGCGGTCGCGCGGTTCAGCCGCAGTCTCGCGTTGATGCTGGATGCCGGGGTGCCGCTCCTGCAGGCGCTCTCGGTCGTGGGCGGGGCCTCGAACAACCGCGTCGTCGCCCGCGCCGTCACGGACATCCAGGAGTCGGTGCGGCAGGGGCGCTCGTTCGCCGCGCCGCTCGCGGCCTCCGGGATCTTTCCGCCGATGGTCGCTCAGATGGTGTCTGTCGGCGAGGAGTCCGGCACGCTCGCCGAGATGCTCGGCAGCGTCGCCGACCTGTACGAGCGGGAGGTGGCGACCGCGACCGCGCAGCTCGCCTCGACGATCGAGCCGATCCTCATCGTGGTGATCGGCGCGCTCATCGGCGGCATGGTCGTCTCGCTCTACCTGCCGATCTTCGGCATTTACGACCAGCTCGGCGCCGTCGGCTGA
- a CDS encoding type II secretion system protein, translating to MRKHDTNAEGFTIVEVIVAMFLLAVVAVAILPALWQGVRLSSQQSAVATATRELNALVEQARENPTCEQLFAVAETNTVSGAGRTFNTSGTVGACAAGEAVRIELQAVAPSGSTLTTVTAIVYVP from the coding sequence ATGCGTAAGCACGACACGAACGCCGAGGGTTTCACGATCGTCGAGGTGATCGTCGCGATGTTCCTCCTCGCGGTCGTGGCGGTCGCCATCCTGCCGGCGCTGTGGCAGGGCGTGAGGCTCTCGTCGCAGCAGTCCGCCGTGGCGACCGCGACGCGGGAGTTGAACGCCCTCGTCGAACAGGCGCGCGAGAACCCCACGTGTGAGCAACTCTTCGCGGTGGCAGAGACGAACACCGTCTCAGGCGCCGGCCGCACCTTCAACACGTCCGGAACGGTGGGCGCGTGTGCAGCAGGTGAGGCGGTGCGCATCGAGCTGCAAGCGGTGGCGCCTTCGGGCTCGACCCTCACGACGGTGACCGCCATCGTCTACGTTCCATGA